A stretch of the Aegilops tauschii subsp. strangulata cultivar AL8/78 chromosome 4, Aet v6.0, whole genome shotgun sequence genome encodes the following:
- the LOC109740359 gene encoding UDP-glucuronate 4-epimerase 3 has translation MAPQLTGAPGSAAAAGGAAAVKPQFHHYHHHRLAPRHHHPPSLLSKLAFWSVCSLSLLLAFLLLAPSSAPAPRAAPDAPRRSLHAHPDSAATWGGAAWEKKVRASARVRRPGGRGGLSVLVTGAAGFVGCHAAAALRRRGDGVLGLDNFNDYYDPALKRGRAALLARSGVYVVDGDIADAELLAKLFDVAPFTHVLHLAAQAGVRHALVDPMSYVRANVAGLVALLEAARAADPQPAIVWASSSSVYGLNSHVPFSEHDRTDRPASLYAATKKAGEEIAHVYNHIYGLSLTALRFFTVYGPWGRPDMAYFFFTRDILAGRPITVYESSGGGTHQTTISRDFTYIDDIVKGCIGALDTAGRSTGSGGKKRGPAPFRTYNLGNTSPVPVTQLVDLLEKMLKVKAVRRVVKMPRNGDVPYTHANISLAQRELGYRPSTDLQTGLKKFVRWYLEYYNPELAVKQKQHGSSNGKGSRGRNGSTSSAR, from the coding sequence ATGGCGCCGCAGCTGACCGGCGCGcccggctcggcggcggcggcgggcggcgccgcgGCCGTCAAGCCGCAGTTCCACCACTACCACCACCACCGCCTCGCCCCGCGCCACCACCACCCGCCCTCGCTCCTCTCCAAGCTCGCCTTCTGGTCCGTCTGCTCCCTCTCGCTGCTCctcgccttcctcctcctcgccccctcCTCCGCCCCCGCCCCGCGCGCCGCCCCCGACGCGCCGCGCCGCTCCCTCCACGCCCACCCCGACTCCGCCGCCACCTGGGGCGGCGCCGCCTGGGAGAAGAAGGTGCGGGCCTCCGCGCGCGTCAGGCGCCCCGGCGGCCGCGGGGGGCTCTCCGTCCTCGTCACCGGCGCCGCGGGCTTCGTCGGCTgccacgccgccgccgcgctgcgccgccgcggcgacgGCGTCCTCGGCCTCGACAACTTCAACGACTACTACGACCCCGCCCTCAAGCGCGGCAGGGCCGCGCTGCTCGCGCGCTCGGGCGTCTACGTCGTCGACGGCGACATCGCCGACGCCGAGCTCCTCGCCAAGCTGTTCGACGTCGCGCCCTTCACGCACGTCCTGCACCTCGCGGCGCAGGCAGGTGTGCGCCACGCGCTCGTTGACCCCATGTCGTATGTGCGGGCGAACGTTGCTGGCCTCGTTGCGCTGCTTGAGGCGGCTCGCGCGGCCGACCCGCAGCCGGCGATCGTCTGGGCATCCTCGTCTTCGGTCTACGGGCTCAACTCCCATGTGCCTTTCTCCGAGCATGACAGGACGGACCGACCCGCGTCTCTCTATGCGGCCACCAAGAAGGCTGGTGAGGAGATCGCTCATGTCTACAACCACATCTATGGCCTCTCGCTCACCGCCCTCCGGTTTTTTACCGTATATGGGCCGTGGGGGCGCCCCGACATGGCATACTTCTTCTTCACCCGGGACATTCTTGCTGGTCGGCCAATCACGGTTTATGAGAGCTCCGGTGGAGGCACACACCAGACCACCATTTCCCGGGATTTCACCTACATTGATGATATTGTGAAAGGATGTATTGGGGCATTGGATACAGCTGGGCGGAGCACAGGCAGCGGCGGCAAGAAGCGAGGCCCAGCGCCATTCAGGACATACAATTTGGGGAACACTTCTCCAGTGCCGGTGACACAGCTTGTGGATTTACTGGAGAAGATGCTCAAGGTGAAGGCCGTGAGGAGGGTTGTCAAGATGCCAAGGAACGGGGATGTGCCGTACACGCATGCTAACATCAGCCTTGCACAGCGGGAGCTTGGGTATCGGCCATCCACTGATCTCCAAACAGGGCTCAAGAAGTTTGTGCGGTGGTATCTTGAGTACTACAATCCTGAGTTGGCTGTGAAGCAGAAGCAGCATGGCAGTAGCAACGGCAAGGGTTCACGCGGTCGGAATGGCAGCACGAGCAGCGCAAGATGA
- the LOC109740364 gene encoding chloride conductance regulatory protein ICln produces the protein MAPGLKRFTDVAGDGTPRLDDAAGEELVCVERAASVALGSRAPEPPGTLFITTRRVIWLSEAEKGRGYAVGFLDITLHAVSRDPEAYPSPCLYTQIEAEADSDEEDGDLDSEADSDSQLPKISEMRIILADAAQLDSLFDAFCHCAELNPDPTAEENEDSDLFHGEGMTNGGWIHGDEDEHMVDGIDPEFFIPNPIGQNGGDDLSSSVLELQINDQRFEDAEEEEARENGH, from the exons ATGGCGCCAGGGCTCAAACGCTTCACCGACGTCGCCGGAGACGGCACGCCCCGCCTCGACGACGCCGCCGGCGAGGAGCTCGTGTGCGTGGAGCGCGCCGCCTCGGTCGCCCTCGGCAGCCGCGCGCCGGAGCCCCCGGGAACGCTTTTCATCACCACCAG GAGGGTGATTTGGCTCAGCGAGGCGGAGAAGGGCAGAGGATACGCGGTGGGCTTCCTGGACATCACGCTCCACGCAGTGTCGCGCGACCCGGAGGCGTACCCCTCGCCGTGCCTCTACACTCAG ATTGAAGCCGAAGCTGACTCCGATGAAGAGGATGGTGATCTTGACTCTGAAGCAGATAGTGACTCACAACTACCAAAAATCTCTGAGATGCGTATTATACTGGCAGACGCTGCCCAAC TAGATTCACTTTTTGATGCCTTCTGCCATTGTGCTGAACTGAACCCTGATCCTACTGCTG AAGAAAATGAAGATAGTGACTTGTTCCATGGTGAGGGTATGACCAATGGTGGTTGGAttcatggtgatgaagatgaacACATGGTTGATG GAATCGACCCTGAGTTTTTTATTCCCAACCCGATAGGTCAAAATGGTGGAGATGACCTCAGTTCTTCAGTACTTGAG CTTCAAATCAATGACCAGCGTTTCGAGGATGCCGAGGAAGAGGAGGCCCGTGAAAATGGGCATTAG